In Glandiceps talaboti chromosome 6, keGlaTala1.1, whole genome shotgun sequence, one DNA window encodes the following:
- the LOC144436069 gene encoding uncharacterized protein LOC144436069, translating to MVIIQVMDQVQLISHVTVGLGVVVVLSVLPIVAHHRQEHKHQVHVQHLIYMVKAVNTPVIMVISPVMDQVQLISHVTVGLGVVVVLSVLLIALHHQQEHKQQDHVLHLHM from the exons ATGGTTATTATACAAGTGATGGATCAAGTACAGTTGATATCACATGTAACAGTGGGACTTGGAGTAGTAGTAGTGTTATCTGTATTG cCGATTGTGGCACACCACCGACAGGAACACAAGCATCAAGTTCATGTACAGCACCTTATTTACATGGTGAAAGCTGTCAATACACCTGTAATAATGGTTATCTCACCAGTGATGGATCAAGTACAGTTGATATCACATGTAACAGTGGGACTTGGAGTAGTAGTAGTGTTATCTGTATTG CTGATTGCTCTGCACCACCAGCAGGAACACAAGCAACAAGATCATGTTCTCCATCTCCATATGTAA
- the LOC144436833 gene encoding neuronal cell adhesion molecule-like, producing the protein MDCDKRRLTVTLNPQNTFETTNETPLILQCNVNLPQQDVDISWHKDGTLVTDGLEAVDGQLQLIIATPQPVDDGIYTCKAKGKKIIGIPVEYHEVELYLQVIIQVPATIVSGPDSGEYNPGEEAAFQCIFHGKPRLASSVKWCKDTNEIQSDIVTVNHGNNDYTMLSTLTVSNVKRIDNGSYSCEVNNGYGAADSASFDLIVLEKPDAVVISSIESTNSEWITVTWTIPFTGNRDITRCYVDYQKISTTNWILSVEDKDSSLSSHTVKHLEPFTYYRVRVSCENSIGKSPYTESGYIRTKVTGSTPPRDVEVMALSDTELRVTWVEPIDHRGNLIHYIVQYNELDGVTHVKQSNGLETSLLLNGLLAYTEYNIEVIAVNEGDVTSLPSNSTIARTWEGIPDAPIIKRFENRPDSQLYVEWEAPVNPRGVIQQYNIHLYKTGGGSAIDTVEIRDLSILAYEFTGLEANTEYFVTITAVNGIEVGDVSSKIYATTNHGIPSAPLNVQINDGTSGCEICWNKPSDPKGDITHYRLEYSIHERDEGMSYSDVADSEGSWYFRDNLDRNEVCYSPDDENDLKAYSAYIIKVYASTYTGEGPASVEARCNTQPDKPPSVEAPERPRDTSRQPTHNSFWMELQRVSERNGRISCYEVIVIQVPENKLTNTPIFDISTNPDEDFPPASIQTFERSLGYPGSGYVAIRMSRNEFKDKVQVGDGGQSTCSDGKDIRSKREVTTYPYDGEVFNGELLPNTWYSAFLRVYVDNENTEGQLIFSSSPLMEPAHTTTESEEKDDNYTELDDIKDKHIYTGLQRKEEDADRSYVNVQNGDDTNGDKTYYDIVEK; encoded by the exons ATGGATTGTGATAAAA GGCGGTTAACGGTAACGTTGAATCCACAGAACACATttgaaacaacaaatgaaacaCCTTTAATACTCCAGTGCAATGTCAACCTACCACAACAAGATGTAGATATATCATGGCATAAGGATGGAACACTTGTAACGGATGGACTGGAAGCTGTAGATGGACAACTGCAGTTGATAATTGCTACACCACAACCTGTAGATGATGGTATATATACGTGCAAGGCTAAGGGGAAGAAAATAATTGGGATACCGGTTGAGTACCATGAAGTAGAATTATATTTGCAGGTTATTATACAAG TTCCTGCCACCATTGTCAGTGGTCCAGATAGTGGGGAATACAATCCTGGGGAAGAGGCAGCAtttcaatgtatatttcatgGTAAACCACGTCTGGCTTCAAGTGTAAAATGGTGCAAGGATACTAACGAGATACAAAGTGATATTGTAACTgtgaaccatggtaacaacgaTTACACTATGCTGTCAACATTGACCGTATCCAATGTTAAACGCATTGACAATGGATCCTACAGCTGTGAGGTTAATAATGGTTATGGAGCTGCTGATTCAGCTAGCTTTGATCTTATTGTGTTGG AGAAACCAGATGCAGTTGTTATCTCCAGTATTGAATCTACAAACTCTGAGTGGATTACTGTTACCTGGACAATTCCTTTCACTGGAAACCGGGACATTACCAGGTGTTATGTTGATTATCAGAAGATTTCGACTACAAACTGGATTTTGAGTGTGGAAGATAAAGATTCAAGCCTGTCTTCTCACACTGTAAAACATTTAGAACCATTTACATATTATAGAGTGAGAGTTAGTTGTGAAAATTCCATTGGAAAGAGTCCCTATACTGAAAGTGGTTATATACGAACAAAGGTTACag GTTCAACCCCACCAAGAGATGTTGAAGTGATGGCATTATCAGACACAGAATTGAGAGTAACCTGGGTTGAACCAATCGACCACAGGGGAAATTTGATCCActatattgtacagtataatGAACTTGATGGAGTGACTCATGTGAAACAAT ctaATGGCTTGGAAACAAGCCTTTTACTGAATGGACTATTGGCATACACAGAGTACAATATAGAAGTTATTGCTGTCAATGAGGGAGACGTAACAAGTTTACCATCTAATAGTACCATTGCTAGGACATGGGAAGGAA TACCTGATGCTCCAATCATAAAAAGATTTGAAAACCGGCCAGATTCACAACTGTATGTTGAATGGGAGGCACCAGTCAATCCAAGGGGAGTTATacaacagtacaatatacatctATACAAAACAGGTGGTGGATCTGCAATAGACACTGTCGAAATTCGAGACCTTTCAATTCTTGCGTATGAATTCACTGGATTGGAGGCCAACACTGAATATTTTGTTACT ATCACAGCAGTCAATGGTATAGAGGTTGGTGATGTCAGCAGTAAGATATATGCAACAACAAATCATGGAA TACCTTCAGCACCTCTAAATGTCCAGATAAATGATGGAACATCCGGCTGTGAAATATGCTGGAATAAACCATCTGATCCAAAAGGAGATATTACCCACTACCGG CTAGAATACTCAATTCATGAACGTGATGAGGGAATGAGCTACTCAGATGTTGCTGACAGTGAAGGCAGTTGGTACTTCAGAGACAACCTAGATAGAAATGAAGTGTGTTACTCTcctgatgatgaaaatgacttgAAAGCATACTCAGCTTACATCATCAAAGTCTATGCATCAACATATACAGGAGAGGGACCTGCAAGTGTTGAAGCAAGATGTAATACCCAACCTGACA AACCCCCTTCTGTAGAAGCTCCTGAAAGACCAAGAGATACTTCAAGGCAACCTACTCACAACTCATTCTGGATGGAATTACAAAGAGTATCAGAAAGAAATGGACGAATAAG CTGTTACGAAGTAATAGTCATACAGGTTCCAGAGaataaactgacaaatacaCCTATATTCGATATTTCCACCAATCCCGATGAAGACTTTCCACCGGCCAGTATTCAGACATTTGAAAGGTCATTAGGATATCCAGGGTCTGGTTATGTGGCAATTCGGATGTCCAG GAATGAATTTAAGGACAAAGTTCAGGTCGGTGATGGCGGACAATCGACATGCAGTGATGGTAAAGACATTCGTTCTAAACGGGAGGTAACCACATACCCTTATGATGGTGAAGTTTTCAATGGAGAATTACTTCCAAACACCTGGTATAGTGCATTTCTTAGAGTGTATGTTGATAACGAGAATACTGAAGGACAG TTAATATTCTCTTCTAGTCCTTTGATGGAACCAGCTCATACTACAACTG AATCGGAGGAAAAAGATGACAACTACACAGAGTTGGATGACATCAAagacaaacacatatatactgGCCTACAGAGGAAAGAAGAAGATGCTGATCGTAGTTACGTTAACGTACAAAATGGCGATGACACAAACGGAGACAAAACTTACTACGATATTGTAGAAAAATAG